One Phragmites australis chromosome 23, lpPhrAust1.1, whole genome shotgun sequence DNA window includes the following coding sequences:
- the LOC133906224 gene encoding uncharacterized protein LOC133906224 yields MITGGQSYVSAPPAFSADGRLLLVCSGRTVSVFSTATAIVVSELEGHEGDVTSVVVVAAPAQASAAAKLASYCWTAGLDGVLIYWDFVAAEAVRKVQVGLPVHSMVVPNIYRSSKGAVVSTPFAFISVEDMSKPANEAKALRGQMRIYDLTKGRQVGGLLAETRKPEKIVASSSGELLGITNKRKLHIWSVPTKDFKPDRIRKIKLRHTKNLTTLAFHPSERIVAGGDVTGRILIWRGFGNAKFSGESGAKLKVDEGRDGVRGDDDADTCTTLHWHSSRVRFLNFSSDGAHLFSGGLEGVIVVWQLDTGKRRYKPRLGSPLLFFVDSPDSSISCVSCTNNQVYLLRMPNMEVMKSIAGIKLPIASPKWDGSHRVVYGFDYTNRLVAIPTEDYCIQFYNLLENTDVSEVQVCERNFQPVDDITMYISLVSLSIDGNLMCTVDVKLPEEELGGLVTLKFWNHGSSAGHYFLSTVIYEPHSDAGVSAVAFRPGRNMAVSSSFGGNFKVWVQSISSQSSDERNYSGWRCQSVGSYKKKPMTAAAFSADGSVLAVAAESVITLWDPDNNALVGVIAETLSPITNLSFVGTSAFLMSICQSSQPQVAVWNVSSLSMQWSYRIFAEAACCSPDGGEFAILALLSCPDGGTLPEQNGVILLFDAENPNPVASWSVKKARGGSISFVKSDISLDANTTGSRDGEALSLVYVNGSHEYVIFDPRKDEELVISKSTGKKIKAEEPALIGYASIYGELPKLESTKEVSDIPFIPSDRPWETIFSGSSHVLPPLTKLCSTFLSSLLEKRAVRNE; encoded by the exons atgatcACTGGCGGTCAGAGCTACGTCTCCGCGCCACCGGCCTTCTCCGCCGATGGCCGCCTCCTTCTCGTATGCTCCGGCCGCACTGTCTCCGTCTTCAGCACCGCCACAGCTATTGTG GTTTCGGAGCTGGAGGGGCACGAGGGGGACGTCACctctgtggtggtggtggcggcgccggcgcaggccagCGCGGCGGCCAAGCTCGCGAGCTACTGCTGGACGGCGGGGCTCGACGGGGTGCTCATCTACTGGGATTTcgtggcggcggaggcggttCGGAAGGTCCAGGTCGGCCTCCCCGTCCACTCCATG GTGGTTCCTAACATATACAGGTCGTCGAAAGGAGCCGTGGTGTCGACTCCGTTTGCGTTCATCTCTGTGGAAGATATGAGCAAGCCGGCTAATGAAGCAAAAGCACTGCGTGGGCAGATGAGGATTTATGACCTGACGAAGGGGCGTCAAGTGGGTGGGCTCCTGGCTGAG ACCCGTAAACCGGAAAAGATTGTTGCAAGTAGTTCTGGGGAATTATTGGGCATTACAAATAAAAGAAAGCTCCATATATGGAGTGTACCAACAAAAGATTTCAAGCCTGATAGGATAAGGAAGATTAAGCTTCGCCACACCAAAAACTTGACTACTTTGGCTTTCCATCCAAGCGAGAGAATTGTGGCTGGTGGTGATGTAACAGGGCGGATCTTGATTTGGAGAGGTTTTGGAAATGCAAAGTTCTCTGGAGAAAGCGGTGCAAAATTGAAAGTGGATGAAGGAAGGGATGGTGTAAGgggtgatgatgatgcagatacTTGCACAACATTGCATTGGCATTCAAGCAGAGTGAGGTTTCTCAATTTTTCTTCTGATGGAGCGCACTTGTTCTCAG GTGGTTTGGAGGGAGTTATTGTTGTATGGCAACTAGATACTGGAAAGAGAAGATATAAACCACGTCTGGGGTCTCCTCTTTTGTTCTTTGTAGATTCTCCAGACTCTTCCATTTCCTGT GTGTCATGTACAAACAACCAAGTCTATCTTCTAAGAATGCCTAATATGGAGGTGATGAAATCTATTGCTGGAATTAAG CTACCCATTGCTTCCCCAAAGTGGGATGGATCTCATCGGGTTGTGTATGGATTTGATTACACTAATAGACTTGTTGCGATACCAACGGAAGATTACTGCATACAGTTCTACAATTTGCTCGAGAACACCGATGTTTCGGAG GTGCAAGTATGTGAGAGGAATTTTCAGCCTGTTGATGATATAACG ATGTACATTTCCTTAGTTTCACTGTCCATCGATGGCAATTTGATGTGCACTGTGGATGTCAAGCTTCCTGAAGAAGAATTAGGTGGCCTTGTTACACTGAAGTTTTGGAATCATGGGTCCAGTGCTGGACATTATTTTTTGTCCACTGTCATTTATGAGCCTCACAG TGATGCTGGGGTTTCTGCTGTTGCTTTCCGCCCAGGAAGAAACATGGCTGTTAGCTCTTCTTTTGGTGGTAACTTCAAG GTTTGGGTCCAAAGTATTTCTTCACAATCAAGTGATGAAAGAAATTATTCTGGTTGgagatgccaatcagttggttCATACAA GAAGAAACCTATGACAGCGGCAGCCTTCTCAGCCGATGGATCTGTTCTTGCAGTTGCAGCTGAGAGTGTCATCACATTGTGGGATCCTGATAATAATGCGCTTGTTGGCGTCATCGCAGAAACACTATCG CCAATTACAAATCTGTCTTTCGTTGGGACATCGGCGTTTTTGATGTCTATATGTCAGAGTTCACAACCACAGGTTGCTGTATGGAATGTTTCAAGTCTTTCCATGCAATGGTCTTACAGAATTTTTGCAGAAG CTGCATGCTGTTCGCCTGATGGGGGTGAATTTGCGATTCTTGCTCTTCTGAGCTGTCCTGATGGAGGAACACTGCCAGAGCAAAATGGGGTAATATTACTTTTTGATGCAGAAAATCCAAACCCTGTTGCCTCGTGGTCGGTAAAGAAG GCAAGGGGTGGCAGCATTTCTTTTGTGAAGAGTGATATCTCTTTGGATGCAAACACTACTGGTTCGAGAGATGGAGAGGCACTGTCGCTGGTTTATGTAAATGGTTCTCATGAATATGTCATCTTTGATCCCCGgaaggatgaagagttggtgaTTAGCAAGAGCACAGGCAAAAAGATTAAAGCTGAAGAACCTG CACTAATTGGGTACGCGTCAATTTATGGAGAGCTTCCAAAGCTGGAGTCCACGAAAGAGGTCTCAGATATCCCATTTATTCCTTCAGATAGGCCTTGGGAGACTATATTCAGTGGATCTTCTCATGTTCTTCCACCTCTCACAAAATTATGTTCCACATTCTTGTCATCATTGCTGGAGAAGAGAGCAGTTCGAAACGAGTGA